The window ACTGCTAGCAAAACCCCAAACCGCCCCGCCAGCGCCCGAATCTGCCGCGCAATGAATCTCAGAATGGCAAATCTCCTTCAATATTCTCCCGCCACTCGTTGAGCCAATTCATCGCAACTTGGAACTTAGAACCCGGTAGCTGCTTATAACCTGTAATCCCAAACTTGCGATACAACTCCCCATAAACCGCGCCATATTCGTTGCGACCACTACTCTTCCCTAGCTTCAACGCCACGGTCTTGACTGCCTGGCTGATTTGGCTGGCTTGGTCGGGCGTAACATAGCGGCCCGGATCGCCAATTGTTGATTCCAGTTGTTCCAGCCGCACCTCGTGCTGATCCAATCGAGACTCAAGGATGAGTTGATGCCGAGCCAATTTCGCCAAGGCTTGGAAGGTTTTATAAGCCTGAGCGGCCGGGGAGTCAGTTTGTAGTAGCGCCTCAAAGTCCGTGTCGGGGTTCAACCGGCCTTCGTGGAACGCCTCGGCCAGGACTTGGTAGCATTCCTTCTTATATCGGATGATCTTGTCCTTGATATCCTCTCTCACCCGACCGGCGCTTAGCCCAAAGAGAAACCCGCTGATATAGTCGAGAGGGAGGCAGAGCATCGTGCGACGCTGATCCTGACCCTGCGTGTTCGTAACGAACACGGAGATATTCTCCACTACTTCGGACAGGACTTCATCACGGTTGATCCGGTTTTGTTGAGAAGACCAGGATACTCCCAACAAATCACAAATAGGGCGGACGGGAACGTAAACGGTGCCGTCTTTGGACCGAACGGCCACGATCTCATCACCGTAGAACTCAACCGTCTTTTGCTCGACAACAGAGAGTGATTTGTCCATTTGTCGTATGTCGTTGACGAAGCATAAAACCTAGAAACCGAGTTTCCGGCAGAAACTCGGTTTCTTTTATTCTAGCTAAATATGGATCGGCATCCCCTCCACCCCATGTGCCGCCTCCATCAACGCCTCGCTCAGCGTCGGGTGGGCGTGGACGTTGCGGGCGATCTCCTCGGCCGTCAGTTCGTTGTTGCGGGCCAGGGTCAGCTCCGGCAGTAGCTCGGTCACGTCCGGGCCGACCAGGTGCGCGCCCAGGATTTCGCCGTACTTGGCGTCGGCGATGATCTTCACGAAGCCGTCGCGCTCGCCCAGCCCCAGCGCCTTGCCGTTGGGCTGGAACGGGAACTGGCCGACGCGCACCTCGTAGCCCGCTTCCTTGGCCGCGGCCTCGGTGTAGCCGAAGCTGGCGACCTGCGGCTGGCCGTAGGTGCAGCGCGGCATCATGCGGAACTCCAGCGGGTGGGTCGGATGCCCGGCGATGCTCTCGGCGGCGACGATGCCCATCGCCGAAGCCACATGGGCCAGGCGGTAATCGGTGGCGACGTCGCCGATGGCGTAGATGTTGGGCACGTTGGTGCGCATGTTGCCGTCGATGGCGATATTCTTGCGCTCGGTCAGCTTGACCCCGGCCGCCTCCAGGCCGATGCCCTCGCTGTTGGGCATGAAGTTGATCGCCACCAGGCAGACCTCGGCCGCCAGCGGCTCGCTCCCCTCGACGTTGATCCGCACGCCATCGTCGGTCTTCTCGATGTCGGTGACCTTGGCGTTGGTCTGGAACTTGACGCCCAGCTTCTTGTACGACTTCTCCAGCACGTCGCTGACTTCCGGCTCCTCGTTGGGCAGCAGGTGGGGCATCATCTCCAGGATGGTCACGTCCACGCCGTAGTTGACCCACATGTAGGCGAACTCGACGCCAATGGCCCCGCCGCCGATGATGACCACCGACTTGGGCGGGTTCTCGGCCAGGATGGCCGGGATATAGGAGATGATCTTTTTATCATCGAAATCGACGCCGGGGAACGGCCGCGGCCGGGCGCCGGTGGCGATGATGATGTTCTTGGCCGTCAGCGCGGCTTCCTTGCCGTCGTTGAGCTTGACCGCCACGCCATTCGGCCCGGTCAGTGTCCCCGCGCCGTCGTAGACGTCGATCTTGTTCTTCTTCATCAGGAAGCCGACGCCCTTCACCAGCCGGTCGGACACCTGGCGGCTGCGCTTGAAGGCGGCGTTGTAGTCGAGCTTCAGGTTGTCGAAGCTGAAGCCGAACTCCTTGGCCCGGTGTTGCAGCGTGTGGGCCACCTCGGCGTTCTTCAGCAGGGCCTTGGTGGGGATGCAGCCGATGTTGAGGCAGACGCCACCCATGTATTGCTTCTCGACGACGGCCACCTTCAATCCCAACTGCGCCGAGCGAATGGCGGCCACATAGCCGCCCGGCCCCGCCCCCAGGACTACGACATCGTATTGATCTGCCATTGGTTTCTCCATTTAGTGGTCAGTGGACAGTGGACAGTGGTTAGTGAACAGTGGACAGTGATCAGTAGGCCGGAAGTGAATTGGGTTACTGAATAACGACCTACTGCATCCTGTTACTGGTCACTCAGTTGATATAGCTCCACCAGGACGCCGCCCGTGCTCTTGGGATGGACGAAGGCGTATTGGCGGCCGCCGTGGCCGGCCTGGGGCTGTTCGTTGATGAGTTGGATGTTGTGCTCACGCAGGCGGGCCATTGTGGCCTCGATGTCATCCACTTCCAGGCACAGGTGATGGATGCCGGGGCCGCGTTTCTCCAGGAAGCGCGCCACGCCGCTGTCGGTCGTCGTCGGCTTCATCAGTTCCAGATTGCTGTCGCCGACGGGCAGGAAGCCCACCTCGACGCCCTCGCTGGGCACGGACTCGGTGCGAGCCAGCTTTAGCCCCAGCGCCCCCTCCCAGAAATCCAGCGCGCCCTCCAGTTCGGGCACAATGATGGCGATGTGATTGATGCTCTTGATCATGGCAGTTCCTCAAGAAGAGAAACCACAGATTACACAGATTTCACAGATTTTATGCCTCTAGAAACCGAGTTTCTTCCGAGAAACTCGGTTTCTAAGAGAAAAGAATCTGTGAAATCTGTGTAATCTGTGGATTAGCTCTTTAACAGATCGGCGACGACGGCGCGTTCTTCGCGCAGTTCGTCCTGGGTAAGGGCGACCTTCTCTTTGGCGAAGTCGCTCCAGCTCAGCCCCTGGACGATGCTCCAGCCGCCGTGGCCGTCGCTGACGAGGGGGAAGGAGAACATCAGCCCCTTGTCGATGCCGTAGCTGCCATCGGACGGCACGACGGCCGAGAACCAGTCGCCGTCGGGCGTGGCGTGCAGGAAGCTGCGCACGTGGTCGAGGGCCGCGTTGGCCGCCGACATGGCCGACGACAGCCCGCGGGCGGCGATGATGGCCGCGCCGCGCTTCTGCACGGTGTCGATGAACGGCCCGCGCAGCCAGTCGTGGTCGCTGATGACGTCCATCGCCGGGCGGCCGTTGATCCGCGCGTTCTCGAAGTCGGGGTATTGCGTGGCACTGTGGTTGCCCCAGATGGCGACGTTGCTGACGTCGGTGACGCGCACGCCGGCTTTCTGGGCCAGTTGGGCGTAGGCGCGGTTCTGGTCGAGGCGGGTCAGGGCGCTGAAGCGGTCAGCGGGGATGTCGCCGGCGTTGTTCATGGCGATCAGGGCGTTGGTGTTGGCCGGGTTGCCGACCACGGCCACGCGCACGTCATCGGCGGCCACTTCGCTGAGCGCCTGGCCCTGGCCGACGAAGATGGGGCCGTTGACCTTGATCAGGTCGCCGCGCTCCATGCCCTTTGAGCGCGGCCGGGAGCCGATGAGCAGCGCCCAGTTGACACCGTCGAAGGCCACCTTGGGATCGTCGGTGGCGACGATGCTATCGAGCAGGGGGAAGGCGCAGTCGTCGAGTTCCATGACGACGCCCTCCAGGGCTTGCAGGGCCGGGGTGATCTCCAGCAGATGCAGGGCGACGCGGGTGTCGGGGCCGAAGACCTCGCCACTCGCCAGGCGGGGCAGGATGGAGTAGCCGATCTGGCCGGCCGCTCCGGTGACAGCAACTTTAACGAGCTTGGTCATGGGAAACTTCTCCTTGGCTGGCCGGCGGTGCCGGCCTGGGTTTGAACTGTTAAGCGCGCCCGTGCTCCCGGCGCGAGTTGTTTGGGTGGATGACAGCGTCTATTATCGGTCGTTTCGGGCCGGGGGGCAATGCAATTAGGGCAGAACCAAAGATTTAACGCAAAGGCGCAAAGACGGAAAGAGAGGAGACTGGGGCATGTTTCCAGATGAGGCTACGAATCGATCTCCCCTGCCCCCCTGCCCCCCTGCTCCCCCGCCCCCCCGCGCTGCCGCACCACTTCGTACATGAGCAGCGCCGCCGAGGCCGACAAATTGAGGCTATCCACCTGCCCGCTCATGGGGATGCGCACGCGCACGTCGGCCGCGGCCAGCCAGGCCTCGCCCAGCCCCCACGCCTCGCTGCCCACGGCCACGGCCACGCGGCCGGACAGGTCGGCGGCGGTGTAGAGCGTCTCGGCCGCGGGCGTGGCGGCGACGATGGCGATGTCGTGGGCGCGCAGCCAGGCGATGGCCTCGTCGCTCGGCGCGGCCACGGCCGGCACGGTGAAGTAGGCCCCCAGGCTGGCGCGAATGACGTTGGGGTTATGGAGGTCGGTGCCCCGGCTGCCGGGCGGGATGGGCACGATGACGGCATCGACCCCGGCGGCGTCGGCCGTGCGCAAGACCGCGCCCAGATTTCCCGGCTTCTCCGCCTCCTCGACAATGACCAGGAAGGGCACGCCGCGAATTTGAATGTCGTCCAGCCGCGCCGGGCGGTAGGCCACAACCAGCAGCAAGCCGCCGCTGCCGCCGCGATAGGCCATCTTGGCGAAGACCTCCGGCGAGACGTAGAAGACCTCGCTCATGCCCGTCTGGCCGATGGTCACCAGATGGCGGGCGGCCGTCTCCGCCGCCGGGCCGTCGATGAGTTCGGGGCAGATAAACGCCTCGACCGGCACGACGCCGCGGCCGAGGGCCAGCCCCACCTCGCGCGCGCCTTCCACGACTGTTCGCCGCGCCTCGTCGCGCGCCCGCCGGTCGTTGAGCTTGATGACGTTCTTGACGTGGGGGTTTTGTGTGCTGGTGATAGTAATCATGGGAATTGGGAATTAGTATTGCTCCTGCCGATACGCCTCTTTGCGGGCCAAATAGTTGTCCACGGCGCGCGGGCCGGCCGAGCGCTGGGCATCGCTGAGCGGGCCGACGATCTTGGCCGGGACGCCGAGGGCCAGCATCCCCGGCGGCACGTGCATGGCGGGCGGCACAACGGCCCCGGCCCCCACCACCGCCCCCGCGCCGATGACCGCCCCGTCGAGCACCGTGGCCCGGATGCCGATGAGCGCGCCGTCTTCCACCGTGCAGCCGTGGACGACCGCGCCGTGACCGATGGTCACCTCGCGGCCGACGACGCACGGGAACCCGGCCGAGACGTGGAGCACCGCTCCGTCCTGGATATTGGTGCGCTCGCCGACGGTGATGGGCGCTTCGTCGCCACGCAGCACGGCGGCGAACCAGACGCTGACGTCGGCGCCCAGCGTCACGTCGCCGCGCACGGTGGCGGTGTCGGCGATCCAGACGCCGGGATGCAGGGTGGGGCGAACGGTATTGGTCATGGCCGGCGCTTGATGTGGGGGGCGATCATGGCCTCGTCGGTGGCCCAGTTGGCTTCGGGCAGGGCCGGCTTGTCCACCTCGCGGGCCAGCCACTCGTTGACCAGACCGACGGCGGCCACGGCATAGGCCAGGCCGCTGACGATCCAGGCGATCATCGCCCCAAAAACGGCGTCGTCGATGTCCAGGCCGCTGAACTGGAAGGTCTGGGGATAGGGGTAGGGCGAATCGGCCAAGAACAGCAGGATTAGACCAACGACCTTGACCGGCCAGACGCTGATGAAGGCATAGAGGATGCGGACGATGGGGGCCATGCGGCCGTGGACATGGGGCCAGGCGGCGGTGATATGCCACCAGTTGAGCAGGCCGACGGTTAACAGGCTGAGCAGCTCCAGGGCGTGGACGAAGCCGAAGCGCAGCGTCGCCGCGTGGACCAGCGGGTCATACCAGAACCAGCAGATGCACAGGAAGGCCAGCAGGGTGACGCCGGGGGCCGTGACCCAGCGCAGAAAACGGCGGCCGGGGCCGGGCGGGCCATCGTTCCAGCGCGCCAGCAAGGCCACACGGTTGCGCTCCGGCAGGCCGTGGAGCAGGGCCGGCAGCGGATTGGACAGCATGAGCAGGCTGGGGATGGAGGCCACGAGCAGCATGTGCTGGATGATGCGCGCGCTGAAGTATTGTGTGGCGAGATAGCCCAGCGGCGAGACGAACGCCACGGCCAACAGGGCCAGCCCGGCGATGAACAGCGTGAACGAGCGGACCGAGGCCGGGGCAGTCCTGGGCGGCGGCTCGTCGTGGAAAGCCTGTAAGCGCCGCCAGCCGCGCACATAGACCAGCCCGACGAGGAAAATCCCCGCCGCGGCCAGCGCCCGCCAGAATGTCGCTTCGCTCAAGCCATTCATCGCTTGGATGCCCATCGCTTCGATGCCCATTGCGTTGGAGATTGTAGCAAGCGCCAAGGGGAATGGGCAAAGGGTTCAGCGCGCGTTCATGGGCCGACGCAGCAGTCAGCCATTGCCCCATTTATCGGTCAATCCTATAATGTATCGATTGGGGATAGCCGCCATTTGGCGCTTGCAAAAACCCAACCCTGTGACCCTTATGCTTAAACCGCTAAAACAATTCATTGGCCTCCACTTTCCATTCCTGGTTCGCAACTGGCGGCGAATCAAGTTCCATCCGAAGCTGGTCGGCTCGCGCGAGGAGGTGTTCAATGACATCTACCGTAAACGCATCTGGGGCGATCCCGAATCGATTTCCGGGACCGGCTCCAACCTGGCGCAGACCGCGGAAATCCGTCGGCTCATGCCGCCGCTCCTGGATGAGCTGGGTTGTCGCTCGTTGCTGGACGTGCCCTGCGGCGATTTTTATTGGATGCGGCTGCTCGATCTGGATCAGGCGTACACCGGCGGCGATATCGTGGCCGATCTGATTGAGCGCAACCAGCGAGAATACGGCAATGAGCACCGGCGCTTTATCCACGTCGATCTGGTACAGGACCAACTGCCCACGGCCGATCTGCTGCTGTGCCGTGACTGTCTGGTTCACCTCTGCTATGCCGACATCTTCCGCGCCCTGGTCAATATCAAGTCGTCGGGCTGTGAATATCTCTTGACAACAACTTATCCCTCCCACGAACGCAACCACGACACACCGACCGGCTCCTGGCGCGCGCTGGCGTTGCACCTGCCACCGTTCAACTTTCCCTCACCGTTGCGTCTTATCGATGAGAAATGCCCTGACCTGGGGTACGAAGACAAGCACCTGGGTTTGTGGCGGGTGGCCGACCTGCCCCATTACCCCATCGACCATTCATAAGCTCGCCGGTCGAACGCCCATGCCCGAACTTCCCCAGGCGGACTACATATCGACCATCACCGGGTAGTGGTTTAACCCATCGCCTCATACAGTTCGGCCAAGGCCAGCGCCGGCTCCCAGCCCGCGCCATGATCCTCGTAGCTCCAACAGGCCGACAGCACGGCGTGGGCCTCGGCCCAGGTCAGGATGGCGGCGCGCGGTTCGTCCAGCGCCTGGGCCAGTAGGGCCACGCGGCGCTGCTGCCGGCGGCGCGTCTCGGCCGGGGCGGCCGGGGGCGGGTCATTGAGATAGGTCGCCACGTCCCATAGCGGCTGCCCGGCGTACCCCTTGGGGTCGATAGCCAGCCAGCCGTCGCGGGCGCTACGCAGCACGTTGCCGGGGTTGGCGTCGCCGTGGATGAGCACCGGCGGGGCGGCGTCGCTCGTCAATTCGCGGAAGAGCGCCGCCGCCCGATCCACCCGTCGCGGTGGGAACGGGCCATAGCCGCCACCGAATGCATCGCGCAGCCGGTCGAGGCCGCGGGCCAGATCGGGGATGGTGCGGAACGGGTGCTCGTTGGGCAGGGGCCGCCACAGGCGGCGCAGAACATTTGCCAGCGCGATTATTTGCTCGGCGTCCGGCAAGCCATGCAACGAATCGCCGGGCCTGACGCGCTCCAGCAGCAACACGCCCCGCTCCCGGTCGACATCCAGCAGGCGCGCCACGCCGCGGCCGTCGAATAGCCGCAAGGCGTCGATCTCGCTCCACAACTCGCTATGGAGCAAGCCGGCCTTGAGCACCAGCGCTTCGCCGTCCGGCCCGATCACCGGGGCGACGTAGTTAAACGATTGGACAGGAAAAGGAGGCAGCACAACCAGTGACCAGCGAGCGGCGAACTCATCGAGCAAGTCCGGCAACCGGGCCAGCCAGGCCGCGCCGCGCGGGCCGTGGATGTCCATTATTCTTCGGGTGCAGTAGGTGGTATCGACGATGATCATGTGTCCTCGGTTGGAAATTATAGCCGATCCATTCCATTGGGCGGCCTTTGCCGGTACAATCCCGAAGCTTTTCCGTACTCACGATTAGCCTTTGAAGATTTGACAGAATTTACAAGATTGACAGGATTGATTGGATTCCAGGGTGCATGGAATTTCCTACGCAGCGACCGGAGGCAAGAAATGAACGTCATCAGTGTCAACGTCGGCCGTGCCCAACGCATTGAGAACGCCAAATCCATCGGCGTGACGGGTATCTACAAGATGCCGGCCGCCGCGCCGGTGCGCATCGCCGCCCTGGGGCTGGCCGGCGACGCCATCTGCGACGTGAAGCATCACGGCGGGGTCGATCAGGCGGTCTACGTCTACGGCCAGGCGGATTACGATTGGTGGTCGGCCGAACTCGGCCGCGAACTTGAGCCGGGCACGTTCGGCGAGAACCTGACCATTAGCGAGCTGGCGAGCGCAATGCTGTCGATCGGCGACCGGCTGCACCTGGCCGAAGTGGTGCTCGAAGTCACGTCGCCGCGCATCCCCTGCGTCACGCTGGCGGCGCGCATGGGCGAACCGACCTTCGCCAAGCGGTTCCGGCAGGCGGCGCGGCCCGGCGTCTATTGCCGGGTGATCCGCGAGGGGGACGTGAGCGCCGGGGAGCCGGTGTGGCTGGAGCCGTATACCGGGGCCACGCTGGGCGTCGTCGAAAACTTTAACGACCATTACGTCCGCGAATGGGACGAGGCCATGCTGCGCCGCCATCTGGCCGCGCCCATCGCCATCCGCGAGCGGGTCGAACTGGAGGAGCGGCTGGCCCGGCTAACCGGGGATCAAGAATTTAACCACGGCTAGGCACGGATTAAACGGATCAGACGGATTGAAGGAAGGTGAAACGTGGACGAACAAACTCCTTTACCGGCAACGCTGATTCCCCTGCTGACGACCGAGCATTTCACCCTGCAAAGCGCCCGCGCCATTGTCATGGCCGAGATTGGCACGCGGGCCACGATCTACCTGACGGCCGTATCGAGCACCGTTGTCGCCCTGGCCTTCGTGACGACGCTCTCCGGCGACGAGCGGATCATCCGCGGTTTCGCGCTGGTACTGCTGCCCGTGCTGTGCTTCATGGGCACTGTCACGCGGACGCGCCTGTCGCAGTTGGCCTACACCGATCTGCACTACCAGCGGGCCATCAACCGCATCCGCCATTACTATCTCGACGTTGCGCCGCAGGCGGCCCGCTATCTCACGCTCTCGGCCCACGATGACTTGCAGGGCATTAGCGAGTCGGGCGTCTATCCCCGCAACTGGATCATGGGGCTGCTGCCGGCGGCCATGATGGTGGCCGTGGTCAACTACGTCATCACCGGCTTGCTGGCCGGCTTGCTCCTGGCCTGGATCACGCGGGCCAACGCGCCCACGGCCATCCTGTTCGGCGTGGCCGTGGGCCTATTGTTGGCCGTGTTCGATTTCGTGCGTGGCGGGCGGCGGTTCACGCAGCAGATGAGCGGGCTGGAGGTGCGCTTTCCGTCGCCGCCCGGCCCATGAGCGCCGATCCTGCTTG is drawn from Candidatus Promineifilum breve and contains these coding sequences:
- a CDS encoding gamma carbonic anhydrase family protein, yielding MTNTVRPTLHPGVWIADTATVRGDVTLGADVSVWFAAVLRGDEAPITVGERTNIQDGAVLHVSAGFPCVVGREVTIGHGAVVHGCTVEDGALIGIRATVLDGAVIGAGAVVGAGAVVPPAMHVPPGMLALGVPAKIVGPLSDAQRSAGPRAVDNYLARKEAYRQEQY
- the mce gene encoding methylmalonyl-CoA epimerase — encoded protein: MIKSINHIAIIVPELEGALDFWEGALGLKLARTESVPSEGVEVGFLPVGDSNLELMKPTTTDSGVARFLEKRGPGIHHLCLEVDDIEATMARLREHNIQLINEQPQAGHGGRQYAFVHPKSTGGVLVELYQLSDQ
- a CDS encoding aminoglycoside phosphotransferase family protein, which gives rise to MIIVDTTYCTRRIMDIHGPRGAAWLARLPDLLDEFAARWSLVVLPPFPVQSFNYVAPVIGPDGEALVLKAGLLHSELWSEIDALRLFDGRGVARLLDVDRERGVLLLERVRPGDSLHGLPDAEQIIALANVLRRLWRPLPNEHPFRTIPDLARGLDRLRDAFGGGYGPFPPRRVDRAAALFRELTSDAAPPVLIHGDANPGNVLRSARDGWLAIDPKGYAGQPLWDVATYLNDPPPAAPAETRRRQQRRVALLAQALDEPRAAILTWAEAHAVLSACWSYEDHGAGWEPALALAELYEAMG
- a CDS encoding phage antirepressor N-terminal domain-containing protein; translated protein: MDKSLSVVEQKTVEFYGDEIVAVRSKDGTVYVPVRPICDLLGVSWSSQQNRINRDEVLSEVVENISVFVTNTQGQDQRRTMLCLPLDYISGFLFGLSAGRVREDIKDKIIRYKKECYQVLAEAFHEGRLNPDTDFEALLQTDSPAAQAYKTFQALAKLARHQLILESRLDQHEVRLEQLESTIGDPGRYVTPDQASQISQAVKTVALKLGKSSGRNEYGAVYGELYRKFGITGYKQLPGSKFQVAMNWLNEWRENIEGDLPF
- a CDS encoding MOSC domain-containing protein, which codes for MNVISVNVGRAQRIENAKSIGVTGIYKMPAAAPVRIAALGLAGDAICDVKHHGGVDQAVYVYGQADYDWWSAELGRELEPGTFGENLTISELASAMLSIGDRLHLAEVVLEVTSPRIPCVTLAARMGEPTFAKRFRQAARPGVYCRVIREGDVSAGEPVWLEPYTGATLGVVENFNDHYVREWDEAMLRRHLAAPIAIRERVELEERLARLTGDQEFNHG
- a CDS encoding cytochrome c oxidase assembly protein, which produces MGIEAMGIQAMNGLSEATFWRALAAAGIFLVGLVYVRGWRRLQAFHDEPPPRTAPASVRSFTLFIAGLALLAVAFVSPLGYLATQYFSARIIQHMLLVASIPSLLMLSNPLPALLHGLPERNRVALLARWNDGPPGPGRRFLRWVTAPGVTLLAFLCICWFWYDPLVHAATLRFGFVHALELLSLLTVGLLNWWHITAAWPHVHGRMAPIVRILYAFISVWPVKVVGLILLFLADSPYPYPQTFQFSGLDIDDAVFGAMIAWIVSGLAYAVAAVGLVNEWLAREVDKPALPEANWATDEAMIAPHIKRRP
- a CDS encoding malate dehydrogenase, coding for MTKLVKVAVTGAAGQIGYSILPRLASGEVFGPDTRVALHLLEITPALQALEGVVMELDDCAFPLLDSIVATDDPKVAFDGVNWALLIGSRPRSKGMERGDLIKVNGPIFVGQGQALSEVAADDVRVAVVGNPANTNALIAMNNAGDIPADRFSALTRLDQNRAYAQLAQKAGVRVTDVSNVAIWGNHSATQYPDFENARINGRPAMDVISDHDWLRGPFIDTVQKRGAAIIAARGLSSAMSAANAALDHVRSFLHATPDGDWFSAVVPSDGSYGIDKGLMFSFPLVSDGHGGWSIVQGLSWSDFAKEKVALTQDELREERAVVADLLKS
- a CDS encoding TrmH family RNA methyltransferase, whose product is MITITSTQNPHVKNVIKLNDRRARDEARRTVVEGAREVGLALGRGVVPVEAFICPELIDGPAAETAARHLVTIGQTGMSEVFYVSPEVFAKMAYRGGSGGLLLVVAYRPARLDDIQIRGVPFLVIVEEAEKPGNLGAVLRTADAAGVDAVIVPIPPGSRGTDLHNPNVIRASLGAYFTVPAVAAPSDEAIAWLRAHDIAIVAATPAAETLYTAADLSGRVAVAVGSEAWGLGEAWLAAADVRVRIPMSGQVDSLNLSASAALLMYEVVRQRGGAGEQGGRGAGEIDS
- the lpdA gene encoding dihydrolipoyl dehydrogenase, with protein sequence MADQYDVVVLGAGPGGYVAAIRSAQLGLKVAVVEKQYMGGVCLNIGCIPTKALLKNAEVAHTLQHRAKEFGFSFDNLKLDYNAAFKRSRQVSDRLVKGVGFLMKKNKIDVYDGAGTLTGPNGVAVKLNDGKEAALTAKNIIIATGARPRPFPGVDFDDKKIISYIPAILAENPPKSVVIIGGGAIGVEFAYMWVNYGVDVTILEMMPHLLPNEEPEVSDVLEKSYKKLGVKFQTNAKVTDIEKTDDGVRINVEGSEPLAAEVCLVAINFMPNSEGIGLEAAGVKLTERKNIAIDGNMRTNVPNIYAIGDVATDYRLAHVASAMGIVAAESIAGHPTHPLEFRMMPRCTYGQPQVASFGYTEAAAKEAGYEVRVGQFPFQPNGKALGLGERDGFVKIIADAKYGEILGAHLVGPDVTELLPELTLARNNELTAEEIARNVHAHPTLSEALMEAAHGVEGMPIHI
- a CDS encoding class I SAM-dependent methyltransferase, producing the protein MLKPLKQFIGLHFPFLVRNWRRIKFHPKLVGSREEVFNDIYRKRIWGDPESISGTGSNLAQTAEIRRLMPPLLDELGCRSLLDVPCGDFYWMRLLDLDQAYTGGDIVADLIERNQREYGNEHRRFIHVDLVQDQLPTADLLLCRDCLVHLCYADIFRALVNIKSSGCEYLLTTTYPSHERNHDTPTGSWRALALHLPPFNFPSPLRLIDEKCPDLGYEDKHLGLWRVADLPHYPIDHS